From Gopherus flavomarginatus isolate rGopFla2 chromosome 7, rGopFla2.mat.asm, whole genome shotgun sequence, the proteins below share one genomic window:
- the C1QTNF2 gene encoding complement C1q tumor necrosis factor-related protein 2: MITVILLIWTVPCVANQLLSAFVKGEFPKGSHQLICSMPGPQGPPGPPGAPGTPGTIGRMGFPGKDGKDGEDGEKGEHGEEGPQGRTGNPGKPGPKGKAGAIGKAGPRGPKGIKGNHGKNGVQGKKGPKGKKGDTGMPGPCSCDTKKAKSAFSVAVTKSYPRERLPIKFDKILMNEGGHYNASSGKFICSIPGIYYFTYDITLANKHLAIGLVHNGQYRIKTFDANTGNHDVASGSTIISLKQEDEVWLQIFYSEQNGLFYDPYWTDSLFTGFLIYADQDYLNEI; this comes from the exons ATGATCACTGTGATTCTGCTCATCTGGACTGTGCCCTGTGTAGCTAATCAACTTCTCAGTGCCTTTGTTAAAGGAGAATTTCCAAAAGGTTCCCACCAGCTCATATGCAGCATGCCAGGGCCACAAGGCCCGCCTGGCCCTCCAGGAGCACCAGGGACTCCAGGAACAATTGGGCGAATGGGGTTTCCAGGGAAGGATGGAAAAGATGGCGAAGACGGGGAGAAAGGAGAGCATGGAGAGGAAG GTCCCCAAGGCCGAACTGGAAACCCAGGCAAACCAGGACCAAAGGGGAAAGCAGGCGCCATCGGCAAAGCAGGTCCACGAGGTCCGAAGGGTATTAAGGGAAATCATGGGAAAAATGGAGTGCAAGGAAAGAAAGGACCCAAAGGGAAAAAGGGCGATACCGGGATGCCAGGACCATGCAGCTGTGACACCAAAAAAGCCAAATCTGCCTTTTCAGTCGCAGTCACCAAAAGCTACCCGAGAGAGAGGCTGCCCATCAAATTTGACAAGATCCTTATGAATGAAGGAGGGCACTACAATGCTTCTAGTGGGAAATTTATATGCAGCATTCCTGGTATTTACTACTTCACTTACGACATCACTTTGGCCAACAAACACTTGGCCATTGGGTTGGTCCACAATGGGCAATACCGAATAAAGACTTTTGATGCCAACACTGGTAACCACGATGTGGCCTCTGGATCAACCATTATTTCCCTGAAGCAGGAAGATGAGGTGTGGTTGCAGATCTTTTACTCGGAACAAAACGGGCTCTTTTATGATCCCTACTGGACAGACAGTTTATTTACTGGCTTTCTTATATATGCTGACCAGGATTATCTCAATGAAATATAG